CCATGAAAGAAGCCGATTTGATGGTGAGGTATCTCAGGGCTCATCCCGAGATATCGGATGTGTTGTTTACCGGCGGCGATCCGGCAGTGATGAAAACCAAGTTTTTCAGGCATTACCTGGAAGCTATTATCGATGCAGATCTTCCCGGTGTTAAAACTATTCGAATCGGAACCAAAGCATTAACCTACTGGCCTTATCGTTTCTCCACGGACGATGATGCGGAAGAGCTGATGGACTTATTCCGCAAGGTGATTAAGAGTGGAATCAATCTGAGCATCATGGCCCATTTCAATCATCCAAGGGCGTTGGAAACAGATGCGGTTCAGGATGCGATTGCGAATATTCATTCTACCGGAGCACAGATTCGTTCGCAGTCGCCGTTGATGAAGCACATCAATGATCATCCGTTTTTGTGGTCGAAGATGTGGCGCAAACAGGTTGATTTGGGCATTATCCCTTATTACATGTTTATTGCACGCGATACCGGGGCACAGGATTATTTCGCGGTAACGCTGGACAATGCCTGGAAGATTTTCCGCAAGGCTTATCAGCAGGTGAGTGGGGTATGTCGTACCGTTCGCGGTCCGAGTATGTCGAGCGAGCCGGGTAAAATACGCATTGTGGGGGTGTCGGAAATTAATGGGGAGAAAGTGTTTGTGTTGAACTTCATTCAGGGGCGAAACCCCGATTGGACGAACCGGCCGTTCTTTGCCAAATACGATCCGGATGCTATCTGGATAAGCGATTTAAAACCGGCTTTCGGCGAGGAGGAGTTTTTCTTCGAAGAGGAGTTGGTTTCAATGAGTGATTAAAAATATTCAGCCCCGCTTCAGTCGGGGCATTTTTATTTCTACCCCGGCCTCCTCTATCGCAAACTGGATGATTTCCGGGAAGAAGCGGGCAAAAGCCTCGTCGAACTGCGCATATTCTTCCTTGAGTGTTTTCATGGCAAAAGGCGTTTCTTCGGGCAGGGAGGTACGGCGACTTAAGATGCTTAACGACTCCTCGATTCCTTTGAATTGTGCGTATGATTCCAGGCGTTTATGCTGAATGAGAAACGGTGCGAAAAGCTTGACGCGTGCAGGTAATATTCGGTAATTGGACATCAGGATGCCATGAAAACGGCGGGTGGCATTCTTCAACGAGTGATTCGAATAACGTTGCCAGTTGGCAGCCAGAAAATGGTCGAAAAAGATATCGGTTACTACGCCTGCATATTTCCGGTAACCCGGACGAAGCAGTTGGTTACAGGCCCGCACAGCTTCGTGGCGGTCGGTGAATTCGTCTATCTTGCGGTGCAGCAAAATTCCTCTTTCCACTTCGGCCGGAAAATCACGGTGTTGCTTTCCTTTCACGTAATCACCGATAAAAT
This Prolixibacter sp. NT017 DNA region includes the following protein-coding sequences:
- a CDS encoding KamA family radical SAM protein, producing the protein MMKYRSYSLSNFRSIPQIDLLSEEQKFTIEVVGTVLPFKVSNYVIDELIDWDHFEHDPFFILTFPQRGMLSDEHFNEVADLLRSDAEKSKVKQVVDRIRLQLNPNPAGQEHNVPVFNGERLAGIQHKYRETMLFFPSQGQTCHAYCTFCFRWSQFALQDTKFAMKEADLMVRYLRAHPEISDVLFTGGDPAVMKTKFFRHYLEAIIDADLPGVKTIRIGTKALTYWPYRFSTDDDAEELMDLFRKVIKSGINLSIMAHFNHPRALETDAVQDAIANIHSTGAQIRSQSPLMKHINDHPFLWSKMWRKQVDLGIIPYYMFIARDTGAQDYFAVTLDNAWKIFRKAYQQVSGVCRTVRGPSMSSEPGKIRIVGVSEINGEKVFVLNFIQGRNPDWTNRPFFAKYDPDAIWISDLKPAFGEEEFFFEEELVSMSD
- a CDS encoding ACP phosphodiesterase, with the protein product MNYLAHIYLSGESEELMLGNFIGDYVKGKQHRDFPAEVERGILLHRKIDEFTDRHEAVRACNQLLRPGYRKYAGVVTDIFFDHFLAANWQRYSNHSLKNATRRFHGILMSNYRILPARVKLFAPFLIQHKRLESYAQFKGIEESLSILSRRTSLPEETPFAMKTLKEEYAQFDEAFARFFPEIIQFAIEEAGVEIKMPRLKRG